One segment of Solanum lycopersicum chromosome 1, SLM_r2.1 DNA contains the following:
- the LOC138346880 gene encoding secreted RxLR effector protein 161-like, which yields MGELTFFLGLQIKQSSNGISICQEKYIKELLKKFNMFDSKPIDTPTGTNSKLVVEESDPLVNQIMYRGIIGSLLYLTASRPDIVYSVGMCARFKACPCDSHLKAAKRILRYLKKTRDLVLFYLAGDTFDLVGFADADFAGYQVDRKSTSGMAHFLGSSPISWVTKKQNSVALSTAEAEYVAAAACCSQLLWIRQHLENFGIHIKAIPLIDNVEKGNIVLTYCPTEKQIADIFTKALSKDQFERNRLKLGMLISK from the exons ATGGGTGAACTGACATTCTTCTTGGGTTtacaaatcaagcaatcatcaaatgggatttcaatctgtcaggagaagtacattaaggagctactgaagaaattcaatatgtttgactctaaacctattgatactcctaCGGGAACAAATTCCAAGCTTGTAGTAGAGGAATCTGATCCTCTTGTGAATCAAATAATGTACAGAGGAATCATTGGATCCTTGTTATATCTGACTGCTAGCAGGCCTGATATTGtttatagtgttggaatgtgtgctAGGTTTAAAGCATGTCCTTGTGACTCACACTTGAAGGCTGCAAAACGCATTCTTAGGTACCTGAAGAAAACAAGGGACCTGGTTCTCTTCTATCTTGCAGGCGATACTTTTGATCTAGTTggttttgcagatgctgattttgctggttatcaagttgacagaAAGAGTACTTCTGGAatggctcatttccttggatcatcacCCATCTCTTGGGTAACCAAGAAGCAGAACTCTGTGGCTCTTTCAActgctgaagctgagtatgtagCTGCTGCAGCCTGCTGTTCACAGTTGTTGTGGATCAGAcaacacttggaaaattttgggattcacatcaaagcaattcctcttat agataatgttgagaagggaaatattgtgCTTACATATTGTCCAACGGAGAAGCAAATTGCAGAtatcttcaccaaggctctcagtaaagatcaatttgagagaaatcgGTTGAAGTTGGGCATGTTGATCTCTAAGTGA